The following coding sequences lie in one Chanos chanos chromosome 4, fChaCha1.1, whole genome shotgun sequence genomic window:
- the tmem50a gene encoding transmembrane protein 50A — translation MSGFLDGIRCGDCECSVDWSEKRNTIASIAAGVLFFTGWWIIIDAAVMYPDGNSFHHAYHTCGVIATIAFLMINAVSNGQVRGDSYSEGCMGQTGAKVWLLIGFMLAFGSLIASMWILFGGFVVPGKEHVYPGIAVFFQNAFIFFGGLVFKFGRTEDLWQ, via the exons ATGTCGGGATTTCTAGACGGCATCAGGTGCGGAGATTGCGAATGCAGTGTGGACTGGAGTGAGAAAAGGAATACCATTGCATCAATAGCCGCTGGAGTGCTT TTCTTCACTGGTTGGTGGATCATCATCGATGCAGCAGTCATGTACCCCGATGGAAATTCATTCCACCACGCTTACCACACCTGTGGAGTCATAGCCACCATAGCCTTCCTCAT GATTAACGCTGTATCAAATGGCCAGGTCAGAGGAGATAGCTACAGTGAAGGATGCATGGGACAAacag GTGCAAAGGTCTGGTTACTTATTGGGTTCATGCTGGCATTTGGCTCTCTCATTGCTTCTATGTGGATTCTGTTTGGAGGATTTGTAGTGCCTG GAAAAGAGCATGTGTACCCTGGTATTGCAGTCTTCTTCCAAAATGCATTCATCTTCTTTGG GGGCCTGGTGTTTAAATTTGGGCGCACTGAAGACTTGTGGCAGTAG